One Nicotiana tomentosiformis chromosome 4, ASM39032v3, whole genome shotgun sequence genomic window carries:
- the LOC104089323 gene encoding DNA (cytosine-5)-methyltransferase DRM2-like → MDKNLSGEDNDNIDWDTEDELEIQDTRFSSCADLRTTEQHAAGCDGEASSSSVPSKSNFIQQFAVMGFREESIVKAIEQNGENEGLVLDALLTLKALEDSPEEQPNTCSQLEPCIGSDDSSSEYNEKFMDDVYEEDSWSSDSGSDSIYSAKQCYLKDESSSLFEKEQLLVNMGYQVEEASIAMERCGPGASLVELTDFIYAAQMAREEDAYLPEDVKPKLKHMLNGSGGSMKRTLYNELCKRKKQRVICDEETIRLPKHMIGYGIPTESVSPMAKRTLPEQAIGPPFFYYENVALAPKGVWDAISRFLYDIEPEFVDSKYFCSAARKRGYIHNLPVENRFPLLPLPPCTIHEALPLTKKWWPSWDTRTQLNCLQTSIASARLTDRIRKAMEDFNGEPPMRVQKYILDECRKWNLVWVGRNKVAPLEPDEVEMLLGFPKNHTRGISRTDRYKSLGNSFQIDTVAYHLSVLKEKFPDGINVLSLFSGIGGAEVALYRLGIRLKNVISVEICEVNRNIMRSWWEQTNQRGSLIEFDDVQQLNGDRLEKLIDSYGRFDLVIGGSPCNNLTGSNRVSRDGLEGKESSLFFHYVRILDLVKLIMSR, encoded by the exons ATG GACAAGAATCTTTCTGGAGAAGACAATGACAACATTGACTGGGATACTGAAGATGAGTTAGAAATACAGGACACGAGATTTTCCTCATGCGCGGATTTAAGAACTACAGAACAGCATGCTGCTGGTTGTGATGGGGAG GCAAGCTCATCATCAGTACCCTCCAAGTCCAACTTCATTCAGCAGTTTGCAGTGATGGGATTTCGTGAAGAATCTATTGTAAAAGCAATAGAGCAAAATG GAGAAAATGAAGGTTTGGTGTTGGATGCTCTTTTGACATTGAAG GCACTTGAAGACTCTCCTGAAGAACAGCCTAATACTTGCTCTCAGCTGGAGCCCTGCATTGGTTCTGATGATAGCTCTTCTGAATACAACGAGAAGTTTATGGATGATGTTTATGAGGAAGATAGTTGGTCTTCAGACTCAGGCTCAGACAGTATA TATTCTGCTAAACAATGCTACTTGAAAGACGAGAGcagttctttgtttgaaaaagaGCAACTCTTGGTAAATATGGGATACCAAGTGGAGGAGGCTTCCATAGCAATGGAGAGATGTG GTCCAGGAGCATCGCTTGTTGAATTGACAGATTTCATCTACGCTGCTCAAATGGCAAGAGAAGAAGACGCCTATCTGCCAGAAGATGTAAAG CCAAAACTAAAGCATATGTTGAATGGTAGTGGTGGATCCATGAAGAGGACGCTGTATAATGAATTATGTAAAAGGAAAAAGCAAAGGGTGATTTGTGATGAAGAGACAATTCGATTGCCCAAACATATGATTGGATACGGGATTCCTACCGAATCAGTTTCACCAATGGCCAAAAGAACTCTTCCGGAGCAAGCTATTGGCCCCCCATTTTTCTATTATGAAAATGTTGCTCTAGCTCCCAAGGGTGTGTGGGATGCCATTTCCAGATTCTTGTATGATATTGAGCCTGAGTTTGTTGACTCAAAATATTTTTGTTCTGCTGCAAGAAAAAGGGGATATATTCATAATTTGCCCGTTGAAAATAGATTTCCTTTGCTTCCACTCCCCCCATGTACCATTCATGAGGCACTTCCCCTAACAAAGAAATGGTGGCCATCTTGGGATACACGGACACAGTTAAATTGTTTGCAAACATCCATTGCGAGTGCAAGATTGACGGATAGAATCAGGAAAGCTATGGAGGACTTCAATGGTGAGCCACCTATGAGAGTGCAGAAGTATATTCTTGATGAATGTCGGAAGTGGAATTTGGTGTGGGTTGGGAGAAACAAAGTTGCTCCTTTGGAGCCTGATGAAGTTGAAATGCTATTAGGGTTTCCAAAGAATCATACCAGGGGTATAAGTAGGACCGATAGATACAAGTCGCTTGGTAACTCGTTCCAG ATTGACACAGTGGCATACCATTTATCGGTGTTGAAAGAAAAGTTTCCAGATGGTATCAACGTCTTATCACTCTTCTCTGGAATTGGTGGTGCTGAAGTTGCTCTTTACCGTCTCGGTATTCGATTGAAGAATGTGATTTCGGTGGAAATATGTGAAGTCAACAGAAATATTATGAGAAGTTGGTGGGAGCAAACTAACCAGAGAGGGAGTCTTATAGAGTTTGACGATGTGCAGCAACTGAATGGAGATCGCTTGGAGAAGCTCATAGACTCATATGGAAGGTTTGATTTAGTAATTGGTGGAAGCCCGTGCAACAACCTTACAGGCAGTAATAGGGTGAGCAGGGATGGGCTTGAAGGGAAAGAATCTTCTCTATTTTTTCACTATGTTCGGATATTGGATTTGGTGAAGTTAATAATGTCGAGATGA